One genomic window of Desulfurococcus mucosus DSM 2162 includes the following:
- a CDS encoding DNA polymerase sliding clamp: MARIVLPEAKIFKEIIGAVGKLADEVALNITREGISIKALDIDQSSYIEIVLPSDMFLEYTVENEEVVGISTSNIKKVLKHLRKGENLTIETSGEYVGFTVGTVTKRRYRFRNIDVAVPEIPEFNLDFKVTAQLTSSGVKKAIEDVESVGSVIEVDASSDTLVFRAVGSSRAEVRFTQGSPALISLEVREPSKSTYDVVKLATVLGVAEMSDMVTLGFSSKMPLKMEFHIGSGRITYLTAPIEVG, encoded by the coding sequence TAGGAGCCGTTGGGAAACTAGCTGATGAAGTCGCTTTGAATATAACCCGTGAAGGAATATCCATCAAGGCGCTTGACATCGACCAGTCATCGTACATAGAGATTGTTCTTCCAAGCGACATGTTCCTAGAGTACACGGTAGAGAACGAGGAAGTCGTTGGAATATCCACAAGCAACATTAAGAAGGTGTTAAAACACCTTAGGAAGGGAGAAAACCTCACCATTGAAACCAGCGGTGAGTACGTGGGCTTCACCGTGGGAACCGTGACTAAGAGAAGGTACAGGTTCAGGAACATAGATGTAGCCGTACCCGAGATACCTGAATTCAACCTAGATTTCAAGGTAACAGCCCAGTTAACATCCTCAGGTGTGAAAAAAGCCATTGAAGACGTGGAAAGCGTTGGCAGCGTGATCGAGGTGGATGCCTCAAGCGATACATTAGTCTTCAGGGCCGTCGGCTCCTCCAGAGCCGAAGTCAGGTTCACACAGGGCTCCCCTGCTTTAATATCACTCGAGGTAAGGGAGCCATCTAAGTCGACGTACGACGTAGTAAAGCTTGCAACCGTACTCGGCGTTGCAGAGATGTCGGACATGGTCACCTTAGGGTTCTCGAGCAAGATGCCTCTTAAAATGGAGTTCCACATAGGCTCCGGGAGGATAACATACCTCACTGCACCCATAGAGGTAGGCTAA